ACCGGCAAGGGCTTCGGCGTGACCAACCTCGTCGTGATGGACGAGACCGGCGCGCCGATCGTGGACGAACAGATCTTCGTGAGCAGGCAGGACGCCAGGTCGGTGCGCATCTATCGCCGCTCCGAGGTGCAGACGCTGTCCTGCACGCCCTACTGCGAGGGTGCCTACAAGAGCGAGGCCGAAAGGACCTCCGAGGCCGAGATGAACGTCAGCCGCTGAGCGGCTGGCCGGCATGACGGACGTGGACGATCCGCGGCCGCCGCGGTGAAGGAATCCTTGACGGGGCCGGTGCAAGTCGATCTTTCCGAGGAACGGGAAGTCAACCGCCCTCCGCTAATGTGACGACCGACTGCACAGGGACAGCAGGATCGGGTCATGAACAGGTGGATTTCGTTTCGCAGGACAAGGTCCGGCTCGGCAGGCTGCCAGCGGCGCCTCGTTCGTTTTGCCCGCGACGAGAACGGGGCCCTGGCGATCGAGTTCGTCGCGCTCGCGCTGCCGTTCTCGATGCTGGTGTTCGCGATCCTCGAGAGCAGCGTCTCGTTTGCCGGTCAGCAGGTGCTCGTCAATGCGGCCGACAACATCGCCAGGCAGTTCCGCACCGGCCAGCTGAAGCCTGCCGACGTCGATGAAGCCAAGCTGAAGACCCTCATCTGTGCTGAACTCAAGATCATCGTGGCCTCCGGCTGTCCCGGCCTGGAGGTCGACCTGCGCCAGTTCGACACGTTCGAGGAGGCGGCCCAGCTCCGGATCAAGTACACGGACGGCGGCGACATCGACACGAGCGATTTCACGGTGGATCCCGGGCCGTCTCTCAGCAAGAACACGCTGCGCATCTTCTACCGCTGGCCGGTGATGACGGACGTGATGCGCAAGTCGATGTCGAACATCGGCGACGGCTATACGCTGCAGTTCGCCACGGTCACCTGGCAGAACGAGCCGTTCGATGACTGAGAGCAGATCCGCGACGAGCAGGAACGCCGGTATGGCCCGGGAGGACGCGCAGCCCGCACGGCCGAAGGGGATCCTGTGCCGAATCCGCGCACAGCTTGCCAGGCTCGGCCGGGACCGCGGCGGGGTCGCCGCGATCGAGTTCGCCTTCGTCGCCCCGGTCCTCCTGGTCACCTATTTCATGACGATGGAGGTCTCGCAGGGCCTGGAAATCAGCAAGAAGACGGGGCGTATCGCGATCATCGTCGGTGACCTCGTCACCCAGCAGCAATCGCTCAACAAGTCGGATCTGGATGCGATCATGCGGATCGGAGAGGCCGTGATCCAGCCCTACAACCGCAGCAAGCCTTCGGTCTACGTCACCGCCATCGAAATCAGCAACGAGGATACGCCGAAGGCCAAGGTCGCCTGGTCGCGGAAGCTCGTGGACGGCACGGCGAGCGCCTATCTCACGGTGGGTTCGGCCGTCAATTCCGTGCCCGAAAAGCTGATGATACCGGGTTCCTTCCTCATCCGCGCGGAAGCTTCGCTCGAATACACGCCGGTCGTGGTCTGGAGCGCCGGCGACGTCAAGGACCTCGGCCTGGTCTCGTCCTTCGACAAGCTCGACATGAGCGACCGCTACTTCCTGCGGCCGCGCATGAGCCAGAAGGTGACCTGCAACGACTGCTGAGCCCGAGTCAGCGGGGCTCAGGCTCCGCGAGGGCGTCGACCATCGCCGCCGCGACGGCGTAGTCGGCATCGGAGACGCGGACGAAACCGCCCTGGCGCAGAGGCTCGAGATGCTGGAGCACGTCCGGCTGCGCATCGTGTAGGCCGGTCAGGAAACGGACGAGCGCCGCTCTCGTCGCGGCCGGCATGTCGGCACGGACGGCATGGGGACCGTAGCGGAGCGGCTCGGACTGCCACTCCACCAGAAGGTCCTCCCGGGAGAGCCCGGCCGCCACGAGCCGGGAGAGAGTACCTCCGTCCGGCGCGGCGCCGGGCTGGAACGGGACCCAGCCGATCATGCCGCCGGCCTTGCCGGACACCAACATGTCCTCTGCGTCCGAAGCGCTTGCGGCCTCGGCGTAAGGGCCGGGCGCTCCCGCCGGCTGGCGGGCGGACGCCAGCCATCCGGTGGCGTCGGGCGGGACGGCCACGACGGCGCCGGCCTCGTCCCTGCGTCGGATCAGGACGGCGCGGATGCCCGTCGAACCGTCGGCACCGATCGGCGCCGCGATCGCCTCCAGGCAGCCGCAGACGCGCCGCGCCAGCGCATAGGCGGCGGCCGTATAGACGCCGTAGTCGATGCGGCCCCGCGACTGGGCGTCGATCAGCGCGGCATAGTCGCGGGCCACGAAGACCTGCGCCGGCAGCCCCGTCGCGTCCGAGAACGCCTTTTCGATCAGGACGGCGCCGTCGATCATGTTTC
The nucleotide sequence above comes from Aquibium microcysteis. Encoded proteins:
- a CDS encoding TadE/TadG family type IV pilus assembly protein, which produces MNRWISFRRTRSGSAGCQRRLVRFARDENGALAIEFVALALPFSMLVFAILESSVSFAGQQVLVNAADNIARQFRTGQLKPADVDEAKLKTLICAELKIIVASGCPGLEVDLRQFDTFEEAAQLRIKYTDGGDIDTSDFTVDPGPSLSKNTLRIFYRWPVMTDVMRKSMSNIGDGYTLQFATVTWQNEPFDD
- a CDS encoding TadE/TadG family type IV pilus assembly protein, with protein sequence MTESRSATSRNAGMAREDAQPARPKGILCRIRAQLARLGRDRGGVAAIEFAFVAPVLLVTYFMTMEVSQGLEISKKTGRIAIIVGDLVTQQQSLNKSDLDAIMRIGEAVIQPYNRSKPSVYVTAIEISNEDTPKAKVAWSRKLVDGTASAYLTVGSAVNSVPEKLMIPGSFLIRAEASLEYTPVVVWSAGDVKDLGLVSSFDKLDMSDRYFLRPRMSQKVTCNDC
- a CDS encoding phosphate/phosphite/phosphonate ABC transporter substrate-binding protein translates to MFTKTAGLASGAALAVLLYAQSGAAQTVADPSVLRIGMVAQTPAGNMIDGAVLIEKAFSDATGLPAQVFVARDYAALIDAQSRGRIDYGVYTAAAYALARRVCGCLEAIAAPIGADGSTGIRAVLIRRRDEAGAVVAVPPDATGWLASARQPAGAPGPYAEAASASDAEDMLVSGKAGGMIGWVPFQPGAAPDGGTLSRLVAAGLSREDLLVEWQSEPLRYGPHAVRADMPAATRAALVRFLTGLHDAQPDVLQHLEPLRQGGFVRVSDADYAVAAAMVDALAEPEPR
- a CDS encoding pilus assembly protein N-terminal domain-containing protein, which codes for MAVAVLAGAPARAEGGIPILMNEAKIVKLARPADTIVVGNPDIADASVQDATTIILTGKGFGVTNLVVMDETGAPIVDEQIFVSRQDARSVRIYRRSEVQTLSCTPYCEGAYKSEAERTSEAEMNVSR